The Stigmatella ashevillena genomic sequence GGACGATGATGGTGGCCTCGCTCCTCTTCACCCTCAGCGCGCTGGGCTCGGGGCTGTGCGTGACGCTGTGGGATCTCAGCGCCTGGCGGCTCATGGGCGGGGTAGCGATTGGCATGGCCAGCGTCGTGGCGCCCGCCTACATCGCCGAGATTGCCCCGGCCCACCTGCGGGGCCGGCTTGGGGCGCTCCAGCAGTTGGCCATCGTCATCGGCATCTTCGCCGCGCTGCTGGGGGACTATGCCCTGGCCACGGGGGCGGGCTCGGCTACGGAGCCGTTCTGGCTCGGCATCCCGGCCTGGCGCTGGATGTTCTGGTCCGCGCTGCCGGCCGCGGTCCTCTACGGCATCGGCGCTTTCCTCATCCCCGAGTCCCCGCGCTACCTCGTCGCCCGGGGCAACGAGGCGCAGGCCCTGGTGGTGCTGCGAAGCATCATCGGGGACTCGGCTCCTTCCAAGGTGGTGGAGATCCGCCGCTCGCTCCGGACCGAGACGGTCCCGCACTTCAAGGACCTGCGTGCGCCCCGTTTCGGGCTGCTGCCCATCGTCTGGGTGGGCATCCTCCTGGCGATGCTCCAGCAGTTCGTGGGCATCAACGTCATCTTCTATTACTCCAGCGTGTTGTGGCAGGCGGTGGGCTTCTCCGAGAAGGACTCGCTGGCCATCACCGTCATCACCAGCTTCACCAACATCGTCACCACGGTCATCGCCATCGCCTGCGTGGACCGCTTCGGGCGAAAGCCGTTGCTCGTTCTGGGCTCCGTCGGCATGGCGCTCACGCTGGGGCTGCTCGCCTACCTGTTCGGCACCGCAGGCATGGATGCCCAGGGCAACCCTGTCCTCCAGGGCAGCCGGGGGATGCTGGCCCTCGTCTGCGCCAACGCCTACGTCTTCAGCTTCGGGTTCTCCTGGGGCCCCGTGGTCTGGGTGTTGCTCGGCGAGATGTTCCCCAACCGGATCCGCGCGCTCGCGCTGTCCATCGCCGCGGCGGCGCAGTGGGTGGCCAACTTCGTGGTCTCCGCCTCGTTCCCCTCTCTCAAGGAGGTGGGGCTGGGCTGGGCCTATGGCCTCTACACCGCCGCCGCCGTCCTCTCGCTCGTCTTCACCCTTCGCTACATCCGCGAGACGAAGGGCAAGGAGCTGGAGCAGATGTAGCGCTCCTTCAGCCGAGGGGCTCCATCGATTGGAGC encodes the following:
- a CDS encoding sugar porter family MFS transporter; translated protein: MASITDTRTGGASALPPQVSTARVSLVALVAALGGFLFGFDTSVINGAVGALQSTFAASQWATGLAVSSALVGSAVGAFFAGSLADRLGRARTMMVASLLFTLSALGSGLCVTLWDLSAWRLMGGVAIGMASVVAPAYIAEIAPAHLRGRLGALQQLAIVIGIFAALLGDYALATGAGSATEPFWLGIPAWRWMFWSALPAAVLYGIGAFLIPESPRYLVARGNEAQALVVLRSIIGDSAPSKVVEIRRSLRTETVPHFKDLRAPRFGLLPIVWVGILLAMLQQFVGINVIFYYSSVLWQAVGFSEKDSLAITVITSFTNIVTTVIAIACVDRFGRKPLLVLGSVGMALTLGLLAYLFGTAGMDAQGNPVLQGSRGMLALVCANAYVFSFGFSWGPVVWVLLGEMFPNRIRALALSIAAAAQWVANFVVSASFPSLKEVGLGWAYGLYTAAAVLSLVFTLRYIRETKGKELEQM